The DNA region CGAGAAAAAGCCAAGCGACTATCATGATAAGAAACCTGAAGTGAAAAGAGGATTCTAATGGATAAAGCCTGCTAGGGTAGCAGGCTTTTTTTTGATTGTGGGTGCATAATCTTTCATTCTGAAGTATCATAAATAAAAAACGATACAAGGGAGGAGAAGAATGGATCCACTAGACGTGATTGATCGTTTACAAAAGGTAAAGCCACTATTTCAGCCTGTGTTCTCTGCAGTTAAACACGACATTATGGGATATGTGGTGAAGGGAAGTTTCCCAATAGATGACGGCCAGGTCCTATTGGATGGGTTCTTCCAAGATGATGAAGTACCAGATGAATTTAAATTAGAGGTCAATCAGCACCTCATGAAAAGAGCAATGGACACGTTCATTCAAGAGAAAGAGAGCGGCTGTCTATTTATACATCGCCGCGCAAACGAGTTACTTCTTGAAGACAGTGAAGCCTTTATTGCTATGATACATACGTTTCAAGAGTTAGGCTTCAACATGAATCAACTTGTGATTGAGATACTGGATGTGGAAGTGGATGTAGATGTGGAGAGGTTGCATCATCTTCTTCATTACTACAAGACTTTCGGGATACAAGTGGCAGTCCGCCATGAAGGGGACACAACTCCAAATTTAGATTCCTTAAGACTACTTGAGCCTCATATCGTGAAAGTAGATGCGTCCATATTCAAAGACCAAGCGAATCCTCTCCAACAGGATGTCATCCAATCCATTTCTTTATTGTCAAGACGGATTGGAGCTGCGCTATTGTTTGAGAATATCGAGGACTCTATTCAATTGTATTACGCTTGGAAGCATGGTGGCCGGTTCTATCAGGGTTCTTATTTAGTGCGTCCGAGTGAGCGGTTTCTTGAACGTGATGTGTGCGTTGATTTATTACGTAACGATGTGCACCGATTTATTAAGCGTGAGAAGATGCTGATTGAGACTAGGCTAAACTATGTTCTCAACTGGGACCAACGGATGAGAGGAATGCTTGACTCATGGGAAAGCCCTAAGCAGGTTAATGCATTCATTCCTCGAATTATGAATCTATTCGACCAAGAGAGCTTTCGAATCTACGTTTGTGACAGCGATGGTCAACAAATTTCCTCAAACTTTACGAAACGAAACGGAGAATGGGTAGAGGAGCCAGAAGTGTATGGTACAAACTGGGCATTCCGCCCTTACTTCCTAGAGAATATGGTTCAAATGAAAATGTGGAACAAAGGAAGGCTATCTGATGTCTATTCAGATATTGAGACAAGGGAGCTTGTTCGTACATTCAGTTTCCCTCTAAGTGATAGTCACTCCATTTTTATTGATATTCGATACGATTACATGTTCGAACATGAAGCTCTATTGCACTAACATCCCGTTGATTGCGGGATGTTTTTTTATTTTCTTCTGGTACAGACAAGCCTGTTTAACATAAAGTATAGGGAATGCACGAATTATGTGGAAGGGGAGTGGTGGGGGATGAACTTATATTACCGATGTGACCATTGCTGTACACTAACCAAGCACGACGGTGTCTGTCATAAATGTGGGTGCCTAAGACTTGTGCCCATTTGGATTGTAATCCACAACGGTGGACAGTGAAACCGCTTCAAAATATGCTGAATACAGGTTTGTAATTCGTTGAAATATGGTATAGTGGTGAGTGGGAATGTAAACATGAAGACTCCTCCCTTTGTTGTTTGAAACGAAAAGGAGTGAGAACGATGATCAGTATTCAAAGTGAAGAGTTAATGAACATTACAGTAGAAGATTTGATGATTCCATCTGAGAAGGTAGCTCACGTTCAGGGTGGGAATCCAATTGAACATGCTTTACTCGTACTAGTGAAATCCGGCTATTCAGCGGTTCCGGTACTAGACCCTACTTATAAATTAAAAGGTGTAATCAGTAAGACTATCATCATTGACAACATGCTTGGAATTGAACGCTTCGAATTAGAGAAGCTGTCTGAGATCCGAGTGGAGGAAGTTATGAATGAAGACATTCCGTGCCTGAACAAAACGGATTCTTTCTCAAAAGGGTTAGATGCCGTCGTCGACCATCCTTTTGTCTGTGTTTCAGACGAAGATGGGTATTTTGATGGGATTCTAACAAGGCGAGCAATCCTAAAGCATCTAAAGAGACACCTATACACGTACAATTATAAGAAATAGGATGAAGGGGTGGGAGATGTTCCACCTTTTCTTTATTAATGAATCTTGCTTGTAACTGTGCGAAACGTTTGATACAGTTATATGCATAAGTTGTACATAGGTACTTAAGGAGGACATAATAGACATGGAAATGATGGATGCAAACGAGATTATTTCTTTTATCTCAAATAGTAAAAAGACAACACCTGTTAAAGTGTATGTAAAAGGTACAGACCTTAAAGCAATCGACTTCGGTGACGAGGTGAAAGCTTTTGTAGATAACGAATCTGGTGTATTATTTGGTGAATGGAAGACGGTACAGCCTCTTCTAGAGAACAACGCAATTGATGACTATGTAGTAGAGAATGACCGTCGTCACTCTGCAATCCCAACACTAGACTTGAAAAACGTAAACGCTCGTATTGAGCCAGGTGCGATTATTCGTGACCAAGTTGAAATTGGTGATGGTGCCGTTATTATGCTTGGTGCTGCGATTAACATTGGTTCTGTTGTAGGCGAAGGTACAATGATCGACATGAACGCTGTACTTGGAGGACGTGCGACAGTCGGTAAGAACTGTCACATTGGTGCAGGCGCAGTGTTGGCTGGTGTTATCGAGCCGCCAAGTGCGAAACCAGTTGTCATTGAAGATGGCGTTGTCGTTGGCGCTAACGCTGTTATTCTTGAAGGAGTGACGGTAGGTGAAGGTGCAGTTGTTGCTGCAGGAGCCATCGTTACTCAGGATGTTCCAGCGAATACAGTAGTAGCAGGAACACCTGCAAAAGTCATTAAAGAGATTGATGACAGCACGCGCGGCAAGACAGAAATTAAACAAGAACTACGTAAGCTAGATAACGAATAATATGAATTGCAAAAGCAGGAGCTAACCACTCCTGCTTTTTTTAGAAGGGGAAGAGAAGATGGAACAAGAACGTTTAGTTCAGATAAGAAGAGACTTACATAAGATTCCTGAGCTTGGCTTCCAGGAAAAGAAGACTCAAGCGTTTCTGTTACAGTTTATTCAAGAATTGCCACAGCATTCCTTGCACGTGAAGACATGGGAAACGGGCGTTCTCGTATTCATTGATGGGACTAACCCGACACAAACGATTGGATACCGCGCTGACATCGACGGATTGCCAATCACAGAAGAAACCGGTTATGACTTTGCTTCTGTCCATGAAGGGAGAATGCATGCGTGTGGGCACGACTTCCACATGACGATAGCGCTTGGAGCCTTGCAGCGACTCGCGGAAGACCCCCCTGTTCAGAATGTGCTCTTTGTATTCCAACCAGCCGAAGAAGGGCCAGGCGGTGCGCTGCCGATGCTTCAAAGTGAGGAATTTATTGCGTGGAAGCCTGACACAATATTTGCCTTGCATGTAGCGCCTGAACAACCTGTAGGAGCGGTTGCGGCTCGTGAGGGATTGTTGTTCGCGAATACTAGTGAATTGTTTATTGACTTTAAAGGTAAGGGAGGACATGCTGCCTATCCTCATCTCACTCACGATATGGTTGTAGCGGCAAGTCACTTTATTGTACAAGCACAATCCATAGTATCTAGAAATGTCCCACCGCTCGAACCTGCAGTGTTAACTGTCGGGAAAATATCTGGTGGCTTTGTTCAGAACGTCATTGCTGAACATGCTCGCATTGAAGGCACGCTTCGGTCATTCACAGGAGACACGATGGAGCTTATGAAGAATCGAATTGAAAAGCTTGCGAGTGGGATGCAGGAAAGTCATGAATGTGAAATCTCCATTGATTACGGATCGAACTATTATGGAGTTTATAACACACCTGCATTTATCCCACCTTTCGAACAAATTGTGAAGGATACGGGGTATTCCTATGTGAACTGCGACCCTGCCATGACTGGAGAGGACTTTGGATATATGTTGAAAGACATCCCTGGATTCATGTTCTGGTTAGGCGTTGATTCTCCGTCTGGGTTGCATACAAGTCGGCTACAACCAAAGGAAGAAGCATTGGTTGTCGGAGTGGACGTTGTGGAAGCAACCATCCGAAACCTCCTTGACTGAATAGCATGCCTGCCTTCCGTTCACACTACCCATGAAGGATAAATTCCTATACATGAATGAGGAGGAGATTCTACGTGGCAAGAATCGGTGTGGAAGGTACCCTATCTGATGTAAGTCAAGCTTTACAATCTAAAGGGCATGATGTAGTAGAACTCAAATCAGAGAACGATGCACAGTCTTGTGATTGCTGTGTCATTTCTGGACAGGACCAGAACGTGATGGGCATTTCAAATGCAGTGACAAATGGTGCTGTCATTAATGCACATGGAATGACGGCTGACGAAGTGTGTCAAGCTGTGGATCAACAGGGAAGTCGCTAAATTCCTATGTTTCACGGCAACGATTGAACGAAGAGGAACAGCAGCTTGCTGTTCCTTTCTTACATAATGAAGAATGGGAGAGGGTATGATGGTTTGGTTGAAGTTGCTTTCTGTCGTATTATTAATCGTTCTGACCGCCTTTTTTGTGGCGAGTGAATTCGCTATTGTCAAAGTAAGAAAGAGTCGCATTGAAGCCTTGGCAGAACAAGGAGATAAGAAGGCGAAGTTGGCCTTACATATCATCAATCGCCTTGATGCCTATCTATCGGCTTGTCAACTTGGGATTACCATTACCTCACTAGGACTTGGTTGGCTTGGGGAACCGGCAGTAGATACGCTACTATCTCCACTATTTGAGCAGCTACCGTTCCCTTCAGGTGTTACACACACCATCTCATTTGCCGTAGCCTTTGCAATTATTACATTCCTTCACGTAGTCTTAGGGGAATTGGCACCTAAAACGGTTGCCATTCAGAAAGCGGAAGCAATTACGCTTGCTTTAGCTCGACCATTAGATTTCTTCTATAAAATGATGCTTCCATTTATCTTTGTACTAAATGGGTCTGCAAACTTATTTGTCCGTCTCTTCGGCTTTCGTACGGCAAATGAGGGAGAAGAAGCTCATACAGAAGAGGAATTGCGCTATATCCTCACTCAATCGTACGAAAAAGGGGAAATTAATCAATCTGAGTACACCTATGTCGATCGCATCTTTGAGTTTGATAACCGTACCGCTAAGGAAATCATGATTCCGAGAACGGAGATGGTTGTACTTAATTTACATGAACCAATGAAAGACATTCTGAAACGAATTCGTAAGGAGCGGTTCTCTCGGTACCCGGTCATTGATCAAGATAAGGACAAAGTGGTTGGGATTGTACACATGAAGGAATTATTTGCAGACGAATGTGATGAACACCATACGCTGTCAGATTATATACGCCCAGCTCACAAAGTGTTTGAAAATATTGCGATTCAAGACCTACTCGTGAAACTTCAGACGGACCAGACCCATTTGGCCATATTGGTTGATGAATACGGGGGGACAGCTGGACTTGTGACGGTTGAAGACATACTCGAAGAGATTGTAGGAGAGATTCGGGATGAGTTCGACCATGAAGAAGTACTACCGTTCGAAATAAGAGAAGATGGCAGTTACGTGATGGATGGGAAAATTGCGATTCAAGACGTAAATGATTATTTGACCACACAGCTCTCCCATGAAGAAGTTGATACCATTTCAGGTTGGTTGTTAACGAAAGACATTGACGCTAGAAAGGGAACGTCTGTAACAGAACAAGGATTCACGTTTACGATAATAGAAATGGAAGACACACACATTCGCAAGGTTGAAGTAAAGCGGGATGAGACATAAAAAAGGTCTTGAGGAATTTCCTCAAGACCTTTTTGTGCTTTTGGTTATCATTCGGTGGGGGCAGGCACTCCGGTCATAAGCAATCTTACTCCGGGAGGAAAGTGCACCTCCCTCTGTAATCTTACTTATGCCTATCGTGCCTAAGCGCCCCCTTCCGCTTTTGGTTCGTCTAGCTGCAGGGGGCAGGCACTCCGGTCATAAGCAATCTTACTCCGGGAGGGAAGAGCACCTCCCTTTGTAATCTTACTTATGCCTACCGTGCCTAAGCGCCCCCTTCCGCTTTTGGTTATTTACTCACATTAACTTGGTGTGGGTAAGGGATTTCGATGCCGGCTTCGTCTAGGGCTTCTTTCATTGCTTTTCTTAGGTCGCGTTCTACGGCCCATTGTTGCATGTTTTCAGTGTGGCCGAGGACGCGTAGGACGACGTCGGATGAGCCTAATCCTTGAACACCTAGTACGTTCGGGCCGTCTGTGATGCGTTCGTCGTTTTGGGCGAAGCGGTCACATACTGCTTGTAGCACTTGTACGGCTTGGTCGATATTGTCATCGTAAGAGATGCCAATGTCAACAAGTGCGCGCATGTTGCCGCGAGAGTGGTTGCTAATGCCAACCATATTACGGTTTGGAACGAAGTTTAATGTTCCATCAAAGCTTCGGATCTTAGTCGTACGAAGGCCAACTTCTTCAACAATACCGTTGTAGCCGCCTGCTGTTACATATTCGTCTACATCTACTTGACGTTCAATGAGAATGGCGAAGCCAGTTACGATATCGCTCACTAACCCTTGCGCACCAAAACCGATGGCAAGACCAACGACACCTGCTCCGGCAATGAGTGGTGCAATGTCAATATCAAAGACACCAAATAGCATGACTACGAAGAAGAACATAAGAACGTAAGAGAATACGCTTAACGCGAGTGTTTCTAAGGTGCGTACTCGAGCTTCTGATACTTTTTGAGTTTTGCTCGTACGTTGTACGGAGCCACGAATAATTCGTTTTCCAAGAGGAGAAACGATAAGGAATGCAATAATGAGTAATCCAATCTGTAGGGCAACGGGAATAATCGCATCTAATAGATTCCCGAAGTTAAATGAGTCATCTGTAAAAAGATTCATAAGGTAGGTTCCTCCTTTATGTATGATTTTTTGTCATGTTTTTTACTATACCCCATATTGTAGTATTTTTTCAAACGTGCACATGTTTTTTACAGAAATTCTTACATGTGAGAAAAGCTTAATAAATCTTTTTCGTTCTTTCTATTAATTAGGAGGGAAGAGCTTACGGCCCTTTGGATGTATTCTTCATCTGCTTACCTTCCTATAAGAAGGGGATGTAGACCGGGGTTTATCAAACAGATTTAGAGCTGGTTCTGAATAAAGGAAATTGTAGTGTGGTCACAGATAAGTTCTATGAAGTTGAAAGGACTACAGCCCTTCTTCCCCTATGCAGAAAGTGAAGGATTAATGATAGAAATAGTTGTAGGAAAATTGTAAAAATTAAGTCAAAAAGGTGGAAAATTATTTCGGAAGTCGATATATTTATATATACTTGATTACATTTTGGGGGGAAGGCTATGGAAACATTTAAAAAGCTTAAAGGCTTTTATTTACCATTTCGGCTATACTTTATCATTTCCATTTCATTTTTATTCTTAGTTACAGGGATTACAGTTGTTTATCCAATCATACTCCAGAAGACCATTGATGACGTTGTGAAACCCGAGCAGTATGATTTAATACCGTACCTAGCGGTAACATTCGTCGTTCTTATGATTGTAAAAGGAGTTGCTACATATTTAAATCAGTATTTCGGGGATTTATTTGGTATATCATCTGTCTACAAATTAAGGAACTCTCTTTATGAGAAGCTACAACGCTTATCGTTTCGTTACTATGATAATGCAAGAACGGGGGACTTAATGTCTCGTCTTACAGCAGACGTAGAAGGATTTCGCTTCTTCTTGTCATTTGGGTTTTCTGAGTTGTTGCGTATAGTTACGTTAATTTTAATTAGTCTTTTGGTTATGTTTTACTACTCGGTACCTTTAGCGCTTGTCACGATGGGGGCTATGCCATTTTTGGCAGTTGTCGTCTATCGATTTGATAAGAAAGTTCACCCTGCCTTTCGAGGAATCCGTAAATCCTTCGGGAAATTAAATACAAGAGTACAGGAGAACATTAGCGGAATGAACACCGTTAAATCTCTGTCACGAGAAGACTTTGAAATTGGCCGATTCAAAGACCATAACACGGACTATAAAGACAACTACATTCACACAGCGAACATCTGGTCTAAGTTTTTTCCGCTCATGGAGTTTATTGGGAACATATCAGTTGTTGCGTTGCTTGCCTATGGCGGGTCACTCGTCATTAACGGATCCATGACAAGCGGAGAGCTTGTCGCGTTTTTTAGCTTGGTGTGGTATATCGTAGGACCTCTCATGAACATCGGATTTGTCATTAATTTGTTCTCGCAAGCGAAGGCGTCTGGAGAGCGTTTACTAGAGATTCTGGAAGCTGAAGAAGATATTGTTGAACATGAGGGCGCGATTAGGCAAGAAAGGCTAAACGGACACGTAACGTTCCGTGATGTAACGCTTCAATATACCGAAGACGATGACGAAGCCTTAAAGCGCGTAAGCTTCGATGCCCCACCTGGCAAAACAATTGGATTAATTGGAGCAACGGGCTCTGGGAAAACGAGCATTACACAGCTTGTTACGAGATTCTACGAGCCAGAAGCCGGGGAAGTGCTTATTGATGGGAACCCTGTCCAAAGCTATGGGTTAAAGCAATTAAGAAAGAACATTGGATTTGTGCTTCAAGAATCCTTCTTATTCTCAACGTCCATTAGAGACAATATCGCTTATGGAAACCCGGATGCTTCAATGGACAGCATTATTGATGCTGCGAAGCGGGCTCAAGCTCACGACTTCATTGTGGAAATGCCTGATGGCTATGACACAATGCTAGGTGAGCGCGGCATGGGGCTCTCAGGCGGTCAGAAGCAACGGATTGCTATTGCGCGTGCTATCCTTATTGACCCAAGCATCCTTGTGCTTGATGATGCGACCTCAGCAGTAGATATGGAAACCGAACTTAAGATACAACAGGCGTTAAGAGAAGTAATGAAGGGGCGTACAACGTTCATCATTGCGCACCGGATCTCTTCTATTAAACACGCAGACGAAATCCTCGTGTTAGAAGATGGAATCATCACAGAGAGAGGGAAACATGAAGAGTTGTTATCGAATGGTGGAGTTTATCAAAGAATTTACGATATTCAGTATCAGGACAAAGAGGCAATTATGGCCGCATCTGGAAACTAGGGGGGTGTACGTATGAATAATAGAAAGAATGAAAAAGTGACACGAACAAATAGTCCGCATTTAAAGCGGTTTTATTACACGCTTGACCAGGCGATTGAGAAACCATTTAACTGGTCTCAATTAGGGCGGCTATTACAATATGTAAAGCCTTATTCTAAGAAACTGTTGCCTGCAGCCATTTTAGCAATGTTGATTTCTACACTTGTACGTTTAATTGTACCAATCTTAATCGGTAAGGTTGCCATTGACCTTGCAATACAGAAACAAGATACGAATTTACTTGTACAATTAGTTGTAGGCGTCGCCATCCTATATTTGATTAGCTATGTTGCCAATAGTTTACGGATTAAGTGGGTGAATGTGCTTGGGCAGAATGTAATTTATGATTTACGTACCCATCTATTCTCACATGTTCAGCGGCTGTCCCATCGCTTCTTTGACTCGAAATCAGCTGGGTCTATTCTTGTACGGATAATGAATGATATTAATTCGTTACAAGAACTGTTTACGAACGGAATCATTAACTTGCTAATGGATATTGTGACGCTCCTTGGCATTATTGTTATTTTGTTCGTTCTTAGTCCTAAGCTAGCTCTTGCTATTATGGTTATCTTGCCAGTGATGTTCTTTATATCTACGAAGCTACGCCGGAACATCCGTAGATCCTGGCAAGATGTAAGGATTCAACAATCGAGACTTAATTCCCATTTAAATGAGAGTATTCAAGGGATTCGTATAACGCAGTCGTTCTCACAAGAGAAAGAAAATACAGAGTACTTTAATGGGATAAACACAGATAACTTTGAAGCGTGGCGCAACGCAACGAAGCGGAGTGCTATGTTTCGACCGTTCGTTGAACTGAGCAATGCGGTTGGTACAGTTATTTTGATCTCTTACGGGGCATGGCTGATTATTCTAGGCCCTACAAACGGTGGGATTGAAGTCGGTACGTTCGTATCCTTCGCCTTCTATCTCGGGATGTTCTGGGAGCCTATCTCACGACTTGGTCAGATGTACAACCAGCTGCTAATGGCGATGGCCTCCTCTGAGAGAATTTTCGAGTTCCTTGATGAACAGCCAAATGTAGAAGAGCAGACGAATGCGATAGAATTGAAAGATATGAAAGGTCACATTGAATTTGAGAAGGTTCAGTTCTCTTATGACGATAATCGGATAGCACTGCATGAAATTAGCCTTGAAATGAAGTCTGGTGAGACAATTGCTCTTGTGGGTCATACAGGCTCTGGGAAGTCTACAATTGCGAATCTAATTAGCCGATTTTACGACCCAACAAAGGGTGTTGTGAAAATTGATGGGCAAGATTTAAAAGGCGTTACCATTGATAGCCTACGTCAGCAGATTAGTGTTGTGTTACAAGACACGTTTATTTTCTCAGGGACAATCATGGAGAATATTCGATTTGGTCGACCTAGTGCAACGGATGAAGAAGTAATCGAGGCAGCGAAAGTCGTGGGGGCTGATGAGTTTATACAGCGTATGGGCGATGGATATGAGACAGAAGTTGAAGAGCGAGGCAACATTCTGTCAGCAGGAGAGCGGCAGCTTCTTTCCTTTGCACGTGCCTTACTTGCAGACCCACGCATTTTAATTCTTGATGAAGCAACATCAAGTATCGATACCGAAACGGAAGTGAAAATTCAACATGCGTTAAAGACGTTATTGAAAGGGCGGACCGCAATTATGATTGCCCACCGTCTTTCAACCATTCGAGAAGCTGACCATATTTATGTGTTGGATCATGGTCGAATCATTGAGCAAGGAAACCATCGACAGTTGATGGACCAACAAGGGGAATATTTTGACCTTGTGAAGACTCAATTCGAGATGTTGGATGCAATGTAACTATTGATAAGAGTATCACTTAAAGGCGGAGCAGCGATGTTTCGCCTTTACATATTCGAAAGTTGACGAAGAAAATGGGACGCTTTACACTAGAGTTAAAGGATATTGTGACACATTTCACAAATTTGTCACCAATCTTTCCCTCCATAGGCAGTTATAAGGTTTATACTAAGGGGAGATAGGTTATTGTATGTTGGACTTAAACAGAGTTTTTCTACTGCGAATTTTTATGTTCAACATTTCACAATCTTCATCGAGGAGGATGCAACATGTTTGAAGCCGATAGCGTCTTACTGAGTCGACTACTTACGAGTTTAACGTTAATGTTTCACGCTATATTCGCAACGTTAGGGGTGGGGATCCCCTTAATGATTTCCATTGCTGAATTAATAGGGATAAGAAAGAAAGATTCCCATTACACTTTACTTGCACAACGCTGGGCGAGGGGGTATGTCATACTTGTCGCCGTAGGGGTAGTAACAGGGACAGCCATTGGTCTCCAACTCTCACTCTTGTGGCCTAGTTTCATGCAATTTGCGGGGAATGTGATTAGTCTGCCGCTCTTTCTGGAGACATTTGCATTCTTCTTTGAGGCGATTTTCCTTGGCGCATATCTGTACACTTGGGACCGATTTAATAAGCCTATTTACCACTGGCTATTGTCGCTACCAGTCGTTATAGGGGGAGGACTGTCCGCATTCTTTATCACAACAGTCAATGCGTTTATGAACACGCCTGATGGGTTTGATTTGACCAATGGAGAGATTACTTCCATAAATCCAATGGAAGCTATGTTTAACCCTGCGACGCCAACGAAGGTGTTTCACGTACTCACATCTAGTTATTTAACTGCTGCTGCCATTTTAGCAACGATAGCAGCACTCGCCATCTTAAGAAAACGCGGCAATGCCTACCACCGGAAAGCATTAAAATTAACGATGGTCGTCACCTTTATCTTCGCGATATTAACAGCTGTAGCAGGCGACTTATCAGCGAAGCATCTAGCTGAGCATCAACCTGAGAAGCTAGCAGCTGCTGAATGGCACTTTGAAACAGAAGAAAGCGCGGACCTTGTTGTGTTCGGGACGTTGGATGAGAACAATGAAGTGCAAAATGCCATCCGGATCCCGAATATGCTTAGCTTCTTAGCGTTTGGTGATTTTAACGCTGAAGTGCAAGGACTTGAAGAAATTAATGAAGGAGAGCAACCGCCGCTAATCATACATTACTTCTTTGATTTAATGGTTAGTTTAGGTATGTATGCATTAGGTGTTTCTTTCTTATTCTTAGCACTATGGAAATTGAAACGATTTAACCCATTCAATAAATGGGTGCTATGGCTTGTCGTATTAAACGGACCATTTGCAATGCTTGCAATTGAATTTGGTTGGTTGCTTGCAGAGGTGGGACGTCAACCTTGGATTATGAGAGGGTTTATGACGGTTGCTGAAGCTGCAACAACCTCTCCAAATGTAGCTTGGATGCTCCTTCTCTTTATCGGTCTTTACGTCGTACTCGGATTTACGGTCGTCCGAGTGTTGAGAAAGCTATTTAAGGATAATCCGGCAGAATTAGAGTTAGAACAAAAATATCCTAATGTAACAAAGAGTGGTGTTGACGCATGAACTATGAATTAATTGGAATAACGGTCCTTTGGGTATTTCTTTACGGATATCTTATCGTGGCGTCCATCGATTTCGGAGCAGGATTCTTTGCATATTACGCTAAACTGACGAAGCAAGACCACGTTGTAAACAAATTAATATCACGTTATCTCTCACCTGTGTGGGAGGTAACGAACGTGTTCTTTGTCTTCTTCTTTGTAGGATTGGTAGGATTCTTTCCTGATGCTGCCTACTACTTTGGTCAGTCCCTGCTTGTACCAGGAAGTATTGCCATTATTCTCATTGCCATCCGAGGGTCCTTCTACGCATTTGAGAACTATGGCTCGAAGAAAAGCCATCTCTTTATGTTCCTATATGGGGCCACAGGATTATTCATTCCTGCTGCATTATCGACAGCACTCACAATTTCAGAAGGTGGATTTATAGAAGAAACAGAAACAGGAGTTCATTTGCTAACGGGTGAATTACTCAGAAGCCCTTATTCTTGGAGTGTGGTCTTCTTAGCGATTGTTTCGGTTCTTTATATTAGTGCAGCCTTCCTTAGCTTCTACGCCAAGAAAGCTGGAGATACAGCGGCGTTTCAATTTATGAGAAAGCTCGCTCTATTCTGGAGTACACCAACAATTATTGCGAGTCTGACGACCTTTATTGCAATGAGTCAGCATAATTCCCGCCACTTTGAGAACATGCTTGATTTATGGTGGATGTTCGGAATCTCTGTTGCTTTCTTCCTCGGTGCACTTTGGTTAATCTATAGTGAGCGTCGACTTGGACTAGCATTTATATTTGTTATGTTCCAGTTCTTCTTTGCATTC from Pontibacillus halophilus JSM 076056 = DSM 19796 includes:
- a CDS encoding ABC transporter ATP-binding protein, which codes for METFKKLKGFYLPFRLYFIISISFLFLVTGITVVYPIILQKTIDDVVKPEQYDLIPYLAVTFVVLMIVKGVATYLNQYFGDLFGISSVYKLRNSLYEKLQRLSFRYYDNARTGDLMSRLTADVEGFRFFLSFGFSELLRIVTLILISLLVMFYYSVPLALVTMGAMPFLAVVVYRFDKKVHPAFRGIRKSFGKLNTRVQENISGMNTVKSLSREDFEIGRFKDHNTDYKDNYIHTANIWSKFFPLMEFIGNISVVALLAYGGSLVINGSMTSGELVAFFSLVWYIVGPLMNIGFVINLFSQAKASGERLLEILEAEEDIVEHEGAIRQERLNGHVTFRDVTLQYTEDDDEALKRVSFDAPPGKTIGLIGATGSGKTSITQLVTRFYEPEAGEVLIDGNPVQSYGLKQLRKNIGFVLQESFLFSTSIRDNIAYGNPDASMDSIIDAAKRAQAHDFIVEMPDGYDTMLGERGMGLSGGQKQRIAIARAILIDPSILVLDDATSAVDMETELKIQQALREVMKGRTTFIIAHRISSIKHADEILVLEDGIITERGKHEELLSNGGVYQRIYDIQYQDKEAIMAASGN
- a CDS encoding ABC transporter ATP-binding protein, with product MNNRKNEKVTRTNSPHLKRFYYTLDQAIEKPFNWSQLGRLLQYVKPYSKKLLPAAILAMLISTLVRLIVPILIGKVAIDLAIQKQDTNLLVQLVVGVAILYLISYVANSLRIKWVNVLGQNVIYDLRTHLFSHVQRLSHRFFDSKSAGSILVRIMNDINSLQELFTNGIINLLMDIVTLLGIIVILFVLSPKLALAIMVILPVMFFISTKLRRNIRRSWQDVRIQQSRLNSHLNESIQGIRITQSFSQEKENTEYFNGINTDNFEAWRNATKRSAMFRPFVELSNAVGTVILISYGAWLIILGPTNGGIEVGTFVSFAFYLGMFWEPISRLGQMYNQLLMAMASSERIFEFLDEQPNVEEQTNAIELKDMKGHIEFEKVQFSYDDNRIALHEISLEMKSGETIALVGHTGSGKSTIANLISRFYDPTKGVVKIDGQDLKGVTIDSLRQQISVVLQDTFIFSGTIMENIRFGRPSATDEEVIEAAKVVGADEFIQRMGDGYETEVEERGNILSAGERQLLSFARALLADPRILILDEATSSIDTETEVKIQHALKTLLKGRTAIMIAHRLSTIREADHIYVLDHGRIIEQGNHRQLMDQQGEYFDLVKTQFEMLDAM
- a CDS encoding cytochrome ubiquinol oxidase subunit I: MFEADSVLLSRLLTSLTLMFHAIFATLGVGIPLMISIAELIGIRKKDSHYTLLAQRWARGYVILVAVGVVTGTAIGLQLSLLWPSFMQFAGNVISLPLFLETFAFFFEAIFLGAYLYTWDRFNKPIYHWLLSLPVVIGGGLSAFFITTVNAFMNTPDGFDLTNGEITSINPMEAMFNPATPTKVFHVLTSSYLTAAAILATIAALAILRKRGNAYHRKALKLTMVVTFIFAILTAVAGDLSAKHLAEHQPEKLAAAEWHFETEESADLVVFGTLDENNEVQNAIRIPNMLSFLAFGDFNAEVQGLEEINEGEQPPLIIHYFFDLMVSLGMYALGVSFLFLALWKLKRFNPFNKWVLWLVVLNGPFAMLAIEFGWLLAEVGRQPWIMRGFMTVAEAATTSPNVAWMLLLFIGLYVVLGFTVVRVLRKLFKDNPAELELEQKYPNVTKSGVDA
- a CDS encoding cytochrome d ubiquinol oxidase subunit II; translated protein: MNYELIGITVLWVFLYGYLIVASIDFGAGFFAYYAKLTKQDHVVNKLISRYLSPVWEVTNVFFVFFFVGLVGFFPDAAYYFGQSLLVPGSIAIILIAIRGSFYAFENYGSKKSHLFMFLYGATGLFIPAALSTALTISEGGFIEETETGVHLLTGELLRSPYSWSVVFLAIVSVLYISAAFLSFYAKKAGDTAAFQFMRKLALFWSTPTIIASLTTFIAMSQHNSRHFENMLDLWWMFGISVAFFLGALWLIYSERRLGLAFIFVMFQFFFAFFGYGAGHLPYLLEPFITISDSVTNDTMGLALIIAFIAGLCLLVPSLILLMKMFLFDAEYVKGKK